The following proteins come from a genomic window of Penaeus monodon isolate SGIC_2016 chromosome 22, NSTDA_Pmon_1, whole genome shotgun sequence:
- the LOC119587148 gene encoding ras-related protein Rap1-like: MQGYTMSRMREYKIVVLGSGGVGKSALTVQFVQGIFVEKYDPTIEDSYRKQVEVDGQQCMLEILDTAGTEQFTAMRDLYMKNGQGFVLVYSITAQSTFNDLQDLREQILRVKDTDDVPMILVGNKCDLEDERVVGKDQGLNLAKSFSCAFLESSAKAKINVNEIFYDLVRQINRKSPERKSNGRSNKKKCCLL; encoded by the exons ATGCAAGGATATACAA tgtcGAGGATGCGTGAATACAAGATTGTGGTGTTGGGGTCAGGAGGTGTTGGAAAATCTGCACTTACAGTTCAGTTTGTGCAGGGCATCTTTGTCGAGAAATATGATCCCACGATAGAGGATTCATATCGTAAGCAAGTGgaagtggatggccagcagtgtatGCTTGAAATCCTTGATACTGCTGGAACT gaaCAATTTACAGCAATGCGTGATCTCTATATGAAGAATGGACAGGGCTTTGTTTTGGTGTACAGTATCACCGCACAAAGTACCTTCAATGATTTACAAGATCTCCGTGAACAGATTCTCAGAGTCAAG gACACGGATGACGTCCCAATGATCCTAGTGGGTAACAAGTGTGACTTGGAGGATGAGCGTGTTGTTGGGAAAGACCAGGGCCTCAACCTGGCCAAGTCATTCTCTTGCGCCTTCCTAGAATCATCTGCAAAAGCTAAGATCAATGTCAATGAGATCTTCTATGACTTAGTTCGGCAGATTAACCGTAAATCCCCTGAGAGAAAGTCAAATGGAAGGAGTAATAAAAAGAAGTGTTGCCTTTTATAA